One window of the Eucalyptus grandis isolate ANBG69807.140 chromosome 6, ASM1654582v1, whole genome shotgun sequence genome contains the following:
- the LOC108960259 gene encoding uncharacterized protein LOC108960259 codes for MKERSWGKFWNFWELRAMVVLTLAVQILLILFGHKRKSSHNLMLRIVVWSSYLTSDSFTTVALGVLSNKLAQVREKTGGHLDSNDQLLAFWSPLLLLLLGGPDTITSYSLEDNALWLRHCLSLAVQTSATAYIIFIAWTNTCLSYLSSVMALVGFIKYGERVCALWMASHDKLKRSMLPPPDPSPNYPRFMEEYTLKQDEGYYVVADKVIEDQVPEGVCSSGDDPSSVIDSEDIEKAYGLLQMFKCLFVELILSHDEKNTSKSIFKVIDREKAFRIVEIELGFIYDMLHTKAMVLYTKRGLSLRSFTFSSTLLVLVLFSLVEKSPPWSDLFITYLLLAVIVFCETYSILMLVSSDWSDVWLCKRNKSSALRRAVNFVRLPRQPRWSHSIAQFSFLSFCTTERPLVCHNMLEFLKINQDLEKYHYTLHEDMSGEIRQWIFHHVKEELANVEEKHDPVPMNIDNSLAQLVDNYHVPKAEWATKGDFDQVVLIWHIGTELLYYSDQERESVLHDIWVSKLLSRYMFYLLVVYPFMLPSGIGEIRLRDTFAEAFKFFKDHRIPNSKSNREPYQWIKNLVISRGKRNEMNPYLQEASKMLLRVRTEVHPNQVKGGKSKSVLFDGCRIVAAFKETEVRKKWETIAKFWTKILMYAASQCRGDGHARQLRRGGELLTHVWLMMAHFGLTDHFKMTQGQAIAQLILR; via the coding sequence ATGAAGGAGCGTTCCTGGGGGAAATTTTGGAACTTCTGGGAGCTAAGAGCCATGGTGGTGCTCACACTGGCGGTCCAAATCTTACTCATCCTCTTCGGCCACAAGAGGAAGTCCAGCCACAATCTCATGCTCAGGATTGTCGTCTGGTCCTCGTACTTGACCTCGGACTCATTCACCACGGTAGCCCTCGGCGTCCTCTCCAACAAGCTCGCACAAGTGAGGGAGAAAACTGGCGGTCACCTCGACAGCAATGACCAGTTGCTCGCATTCTGGTCCCCCCTGCTTCTGCTTCTCTTGGGTGGCCCTGATACAATCACTTCCTATTCTCTGGAGGACAATGCACTCTGGCTCAGGCATTGCCTCAGCCTAGCGGTTCAAACATCAGCCACGGCATATATCATTTTCATTGCATGGACAAATACTTGTCTCTCATATCTCTCGTCGGTGATGGCATTGGTCGGGTTCATCAAGTACGGGGAGAGAGTGTGTGCTCTTTGGATGGCGAGCCATGACAAGCTCAAGCGGTCGATGCTCCCCCCGCCTGATCCAAGCCCAAATTACCCCCGCTTCATGGAGGAGTACACTTTGAAGCAGGACGAAGGTTATTATGTTGTGGCGGACAAGGTGATTGAGGACCAAGTGCCAGAGGGTGTTTGTAGTAGTGGTGACGATCCATCCTCCGTGATCGATTCTGAGGACATTGAGAAAGCCTATGGCCTGCTTCAGATGTTCAAGTGCCTCTTTGTTGAGTTGATACTCAGCCATGATGAGAAGAATACTAGCAAGTCCATATTCAAGGTGATAGATCGTGAAAAAGCTTTTAGGATTGTTGAAATCGAGCTCGGGTTCATCTACGATATGCTCCACACAAAGGCGATGGTGCTTTACACCAAGCGGGGACTCAGCCTCCGCTCGTTCACATTCTCGTCCACTCTATTGGTGCTGGTGCTCTTCTCTTTGGTGGAGAAGTCACCCCCGTGGTCCGATCTTTTCATCACTTACTTGTTGCTGGCTGTCATTGTTTTCTGCGAGACCTATTCAATTTTGATGCTGGTTTCCTCAGATTGGAGCGACGTTTGGTTGTGCAAGCGCAACAAGAGCAGTGCCTTGAGACGTGCTGTGAACTTCGTAAGATTGCCTAGACAACCTAGGTGGTCACATTCAATTGCCCAATTCAGCTTTCTCAGCTTTTGCACTACAGAGAGGCCTTTGGTTTGCCACAATATGCTTGAGTTCTTGAAGATCAATCAGGATCTAGAAAAGTATCACTACACCCTCCATGAAGACATGTCCGGCGAGATTCGGCAATGGATCTTCCATCATGTCAAGGAAGAACTTGCCAACGTGGAGGAGAAACACGACCCAGTTCCCATGAATATTGACAATTCTCTTGCTCAGCTAGTCGATAATTATCATGTCCCTAAAGCTGAGTGGGCCACTAAGGGGGATTTTGACCAGGTTGTCTTAATTTGGCACATCGGCACCGAACTATTGTACTACTCGGATCAAGAGAGAGAATCCGTTCTCCATGATATTTGGGTGAGCAAGCTTCTCTCCAGGTACATGTTTTATCTTCTGGTCGTGTACCCATTCATGCTACCCAGTGGAATCGGAGAAATAAGGCTCCGCGACACTTTTGCCGAGGCCTTTAAATTCTTCAAGGATCACCGAATACCCAACTCCAAATCAAATAGAGAGCCCTATCAGTGGATTAAAAATCTAGTGATCAGTAGAGGgaagagaaatgaaatgaacCCGTATCTTCAGGAAGCTTCCAAAATGCTGCTACGGGTGAGAACTGAGGTTCATCCGAATCAAGTGAAGGGCGGAAAGAGCAAGTCCGTGTTGTTCGACGGATGCAGGATCGTGGCGGCGTTCAAAGAGACGGAAGTACGAAAGAAATGGGAAACGATCGCGAAGTTCTGGACGAAGATATTGATGTACGCCGCGAGCCAATGCAGAGGGGATGGTCATGCCAGGCAGCTGAGGCGAGGGGGTGAGCTTTTGACTCATGTCTGGCTCATGATGGCTCACTTTGGCCTGACTGATCATTTCAAGATGACCCAAGGCCAGGCCATTGCTCAGCTCATTTTGAGATAG
- the LOC104449397 gene encoding disease resistance RPP8-like protein 3 codes for MAAEVPAFLLKQKLQNLRDDETIIYPRLKHKINSSIVALQQLLSSSDGTDVTNSMALPFIYSAEDVVDTYLLKRMQQRRKDFLKTHHLFQYLAPLWSQKDLGKGLNKFLNDLKALPSHSSEKNNQESRVLGKTQEKDRCLVNTGRFRRWDSVAHLLDKDSNIVGRVSDMAQMVYQLMGPQEEEALRVVSVVGPGGSGKTTMVRRVYNRVDVKRHFGCCAWVCVPRELVYRNVVMSIIEQVSINRLNDVDHMNDDVLSDMLFKELINRRYLIVLDNVWDAEAWHRLTIPFPDSKKGSRVILISRDDKVVKLADPWNLPMHICRLTNENRWELLLKQMKEQEGGLTEHKDEIMAKLCHGSPLGILLLGGILLNTEPSEWSRKIDKFPSSCEDESSLPDILALSYQELPPELRACFLYMGIFPIASEVSVRRLLWLWISEGFLDGLLGKERKKWEPEDLAEFYFQTLVNRNLIEVTEWKLDGCPKMCRMPGVIHEFFFPRSVDSGLFHVRENSSFRMCRPPENYKIRRLVEYSRIKNSLDSFHDHRLRSYVSFISASRGMANREIGMFLKNVINKGGFGLLKVLDLEGVYKPMLPKSMCNLLLLRFLSLRSTVLDSIPSAIGNLPCLETLDLKHTNVTTIPSSIWKAKNLRHLYMNGVRIDAFSRKASKGSLTNLLSLRGLYVGDKKAVVNRLDRLVNLQKLGLTCHGNSLKAVAKWIEQLSNLQSLKLRSTEKFGEPSNLEVISMAQHRNLCNLYLLGSLPIPANQLSGVLPSCLRKLTLSMLNLEEDPMPVLGQLHDLSFLRLFANSYVGPQMTCVSGGFPKLRMLKLWMLGKLEHWTVQEGAMPLLQELEIRRCIQLNSLDGLEHLRSLKEFVLTGMLQGFVEKLGRSSSDKVFVTVNEWKFSHHQGK; via the exons ATGGCTGCCGAAGTTCCAGCTTTCCTGCTCAAGCAGAAGCTTCAAAATCTGCGAGATGACGAAACGATCATCTATCCGAGGCTCAAACATAAGATCAACTCCTCCATCGTCGCTCTGCAACAGCTGCTGAGCTCCTCCGACGGCACAGACGTCACCAACTCTATGGCCTTGCCCTTCATATACAGTGCCGAAGACGTCGTCGACACGTACCTCCTGAAAAGAATGCAACAGCGACGCAAAGACTTCCTGAAGACACACCATTTGTTCCAGTACTTGGCTCCTCTATGGAGCCAAAAGGACTTGGGCAAAGGGTTGAATAAGTTCTTGAACGATCTCAAGGCCTTGCCTTCTCATTCTTCTGAGAAGAACAATCAAGAAAGCAGAGTTCTTGGCAAGACCCAAGAAAAGGATCGCTGTTTAGTGAATACAGGGCGGTTTCGTCGCTGGGATTCGGTTGCTCATCTTTTGGACAAGGACTCAAACATCGTTGGTCGGGTATCAGACATGGCCCAGATGGTCTATCAGTTAATGGgcccacaagaagaagaagctttgAGAGTCGTTTCCGTTGTCGGACCAGGAGGCTCAGGTAAGACCACGATGGTGAGACGTGTTTATAACAGGGTGGATGTGAAGAGGCACTTCGGTTGCTGTGCTTGGGTCTGTGTGCCCAGAGAACTTGTGTACAGGAATGTTGTTATGAGCATAATAGAACAGGTTAGCATAAACAGGTTGAATGATGTGGACCACATGAATGATGATGTTCTTAGTGATATGCTTTTCAAGGAGCTGATTAATAGGAGGTATTTGATTGTTTTGGATAATGTTTGGGATGCCGAGGCCTGGCACAGGTTGACAATTCCATTTCCGGACTCAAAAAAGGGTAGCAGAGTGATTCTCATTTCTCGTGATGATAAAGTGGTGAAATTGGCCGATCCATGGAACCTCCCGATGCATATCTGCAGGTTAACTAACGAGAACAGATGGGAATTGCTGTTGAAGCAAATGAAGGAACAGGAAGGTGGCCTGACTGAGCACAAGGACGAGATCATGGCAAAGCTCTGTCATGGTTCACCTCTGGGAATTCTTCTTTTAGGGGGGATTCTTTTGAACACAGAACCAAGTGAATGGTCCAGAAAAATAGACAAATTCCCATCTTCTTGCGAAGACGAATCATCCTTGCCGGACATCTTGGCCTTGAGCTACCAAGAACTACCTCCTGAATTGAGGGCGTGCTTTCTTTATATGGGTATCTTTCCAATAGCATCTGAGGTATCCGTGCGGAGGTTATTGTGGTTATGGATTTCCGAGGGTTTCCTCGATGGATTGCTgggcaaagaaagaaagaagtggGAACCCGAAGATCTCGCAGAGTTTTACTTCCAAACACTGGTTAATAGAAACTTGATCGAGGTCACGGAGTGGAAATTAGATGGATGCCCAAAAATGTGTCGAATGCCGGGAGTGATacatgaatttttctttccaagatcGGTGGATTCAGGTCTTTTCCACGTTCGAGAGAACTCAAGCTTTAGGATGTGCAGACCCCCTGAAAACTATAAAATTCGGCGCCTCGTGGAGtattcaagaataaaaaactcCCTGGATTCTTTCCATGATCACAGGCTCCGCTCTTATGTATCTTTCATCTCCGCATCAAGGGGCATGGCCAATAGAGAGATAGGTATGTTTCTCAAGAATGTTATTAACAAAGGAGGCTTTGGATTGTTGAAGGTTCTTGACCTAGAAGGCGTGTACAAGCCCATGCTTCCTAAGTCGATGTGTAATCTGCTGCTTCTACGGTTCTTGAGCTTAAGGTCAACTGTACTGGATTCAATCCCGTCTGCCATCGGCAATCTCCCATGCTTGGAAACTCTGGATTTGAAGCACACTAATGTCACCACTATCCCAAGTTCCATTTGGAAGGCGAAGAACCTCCGGCATTTATACATGAACGGGGTACGCATTGATGCATTTTCCCGTAAGGCATCAAAGGGGTCTCTGACTAACCTCCTTTCATTGAGGGGGCTCTATGTAGGTGACAAAAAGGCCGTGGTCAACAGACTAGATCGATTAGTGAACCTCCAGAAACTGGGGCTCACCTGCCACGGAAACTCTTTGAAAGCAGTAGCTAAGTGGATCGAGCAGCTGTCTAATCTTCAATCTTTGAAGCTGAGATCGACAGAGAAGTTTGGTGAACCATCAAATCTAGAGGTGATATCCATGGCTCAGCATCGCAACCTATGCAATTTGTATTTGCTTGGTTCGCTGCCCATCCCCGCCAACCAGCTCTCGGGAGTGCTCCCATCATGCCTCAGGAAACTCACtttgtccatgttaaatctgGAGGAAGATCCGATGCCAGTGCTGGGCCAGTTGCACGATCTGAGCTTCCTTAGGCTATTTGCAAATTCCTATGTGGGACCTCAGATGACATGTGTTAGTGGCGGATTCCCTAAGCTACGCATGTTGAAACTCTGGATGCTTGGCAAACTTGAGCACTGGACCGTGCAGGAGGGGGCTATGCCCCTCCTTCAAGAACTAGAAATCAGGCGATGCATCCAATTGAATAGTCTAGATGGACTTGAGCATTTGCGAAGCCTGAAAGAATTTGTTTTAACCGGTATGTTGCAGGGTTTTGTAGAGAAACTCGGGAGGAGCAGTTCGGATAAAGTGTTTGTCACAGTAAATGAATGGAAATTCTCTCATCATCAG GGTAAATGA
- the LOC104451911 gene encoding lectin encodes MEAEAKIQEEAEEKGSEKPKQTGKARVTRPPHNYVAIVKDSVVPIQIFPLDKLCDQLYDGVVLHKEKRESLSRKYWVDKSLNKNCFLLFAREFEIAWGREPRYWEWKPLKESGNVDVEVAELRGVSWLDISGKFRTIILSPNTRYEVSLVALMTESSQGWGAPVNIDITFPDKTSSGRLESFQHIPQEKWTNILMGEFTTLSENIGEIAFHIYEHSPNCKQGLVVKGVAFQPKN; translated from the exons ATGGAAGCTGAAGCTAAGATCCAGGAAGAAGCCGAAGAGAAGGGTTCAGAGAAGCCTAAGCAAACAGGGAAGGCGAGAGTAACAAGACCTCCGCACAATTACGTGGCCATTGTGAAAGATTCCGTCGTGCCCATTCAAATTTTCCCTCTCGACAAGCTCTGCGATCAGCTCTACGACGGAGTGGTTCTGcacaaggaaaagagagagagcctCTCGAGA AAGTACTGGGTCGACAAGAGTCTGAACAAGAATTGCTTCTTACTGTTCGCGAGGGAGTTTGAAATAGCATGGGGCCGCGAGCCCCGGTACTGGGAATGGAAGCCCCTCAAAGAGTCCGG TAATGTGGATGTTGAGGTAGCCGAACTGAGAGGTGTCAGCTGGCTAGATATCAGTGGGAAGTTCCGAACGATCATCCTCTCTCCGAATACCCGCTACGAAGTCTCATTGGTGGCATTAATGACCGAGTCAAGTCAAGGTTGGGGCGCTCCCGTGAACATCGACATTACTTTTCCGGATAAGACGAGTTCGGGACGCTTGGAAAGTTTCCAACATATTCCCCAAGAAAAGTGGACAAACATATTGATGGGCGAATTCACAACGTTGTCCGAAAATATTGGAGAAATCGCATTTCATATATACGAACACAGCCCTAATTGTAAACAGGGGCTCGTCGTCAAGGGTGTCGCTTTTCAACCCAAGAACTGA